The following coding sequences lie in one Azospirillum humicireducens genomic window:
- the purD gene encoding phosphoribosylamine--glycine ligase has protein sequence MKVLVVGSGGREHALCWAISNSPLCDALYCAPGNAGIADVATLVPIGSEDVDALVRFVQDNAIDFVVVGPEGPLVLGLVDRLTALGVKAFGPSAAAAELEGSKGFMKDILAKYGVPTAFYERFKDPEAAKAYVRKHGAPIVVKADGLAAGKGVTVARTEQEAFEAIDDALVGGRFGAAGAEVVVEEFLDGEEVSFFALCDGENALPLASAQDHKAVGDGDTGPNTGGMGAYSPAPVLTPDLQDRVMREIILPTVKGMATEGKPFKGVLFAGLMIMQTPDGPVPKTLEFNVRFGDPECQTLMMRLKSDALAALVAAADGVLDSIDLRWHDRTALCVVMAANGYPGDYAKNTEIRGLDKAGAVDGVTVFHAGTRRAEDGRVLSVGGRVLGVTALAPTVAEAQAAAYKAVDALDWPDGFCRRDIGWRAVGR, from the coding sequence ATGAAAGTCCTCGTCGTCGGATCGGGCGGTCGTGAGCACGCGCTCTGCTGGGCCATTTCCAACTCGCCGCTGTGCGACGCGCTCTACTGCGCGCCGGGCAATGCCGGCATCGCCGATGTCGCAACGCTGGTGCCCATCGGGTCGGAGGACGTGGATGCGCTGGTGCGCTTCGTCCAGGACAACGCCATCGACTTCGTCGTCGTCGGTCCGGAAGGCCCGCTGGTGCTGGGTCTGGTCGACCGGCTGACCGCACTGGGCGTCAAGGCCTTCGGGCCGAGTGCGGCGGCGGCGGAGCTTGAGGGCTCCAAGGGCTTCATGAAGGACATCCTGGCGAAATACGGGGTTCCCACCGCCTTCTACGAGCGCTTCAAGGATCCAGAGGCCGCCAAGGCCTATGTCCGCAAGCATGGCGCCCCCATCGTGGTGAAGGCCGACGGTCTGGCCGCCGGCAAGGGCGTGACCGTCGCCCGCACCGAGCAGGAAGCCTTCGAGGCCATCGACGACGCGCTGGTCGGCGGCCGTTTCGGCGCCGCCGGTGCCGAGGTGGTGGTCGAGGAGTTCCTGGACGGCGAGGAGGTCAGCTTCTTCGCGCTGTGCGACGGCGAGAACGCGCTGCCGCTGGCCTCGGCCCAGGACCACAAGGCGGTCGGCGACGGCGACACCGGCCCCAACACCGGCGGCATGGGCGCCTATTCCCCGGCCCCGGTGCTGACGCCCGACCTGCAGGACCGCGTGATGCGCGAGATCATCCTGCCGACGGTCAAGGGCATGGCGACGGAAGGCAAGCCCTTCAAGGGCGTGCTGTTCGCCGGCCTGATGATCATGCAGACGCCGGACGGCCCGGTGCCGAAGACGCTGGAGTTCAACGTCCGCTTCGGCGACCCGGAATGCCAGACGCTGATGATGCGGCTGAAGTCCGACGCGCTGGCGGCGCTGGTGGCGGCGGCCGACGGGGTGCTGGACAGCATCGACCTGCGCTGGCACGACCGGACCGCGCTGTGCGTGGTGATGGCGGCCAACGGCTATCCGGGCGACTACGCCAAGAACACGGAAATCCGTGGGCTGGACAAGGCCGGGGCGGTGGACGGCGTGACCGTCTTCCATGCCGGCACCAGGCGCGCCGAGGATGGCCGCGTGCTGTCGGTCGGCGGCCGCGTGCTGGGCGTCACCGCACTGGCGCCGACGGTGGCCGAGGCGCAGGCGGCGGCCTACAAGGCGGTCGACGCGCTGGACTGGCCGGACGGCTTCTGCCGCCGCGACATCGGCTGGCGGGCGGTGGGTCGGTAA
- the xseA gene encoding exodeoxyribonuclease VII large subunit: protein MTSDTDSLPLIAPEPRPGSNLPEFTVGDLARRLKRSIEEEFGFVRVRGEISQPKKHSSGHCYLRLKDDTAVIEAVCWRGTMAKLAVRPEEGLEVIVTGRMTTYPGRSQYQLIIESMELAGEGALLKMLEERKRRLAAEGLFDPARKTRIPFLPDVIGVVTSPTGAVIRDILHRLNDRFPRHVLLWPVAVQGERAAAEVTAAIEGFNRIQPGGPVPRPDLIIVARGGGSLEDLMAFNEENVVRAAAASTIPLISAVGHETDTTLIDFASDLRAPTPTAAAEMAVPVRGELLAQILDDERRLLACASRAVEDRRNRVEGLARGLGDPRALLEGHAQRLDDRAERLNLAAAALLERRGTRVGELAAKLRHPREKLAQAGQKLASESRALDSALRHAVTTAAGRFDRVAGRLSLTPARVKQEEGARRLADLTPRLDRSYAKGVADKAAKLASLGQLLESYSYKGVLARGFALVEDRDGRPVTRADQATPGLPVNIVFADDAKVAATIDRSAPKAETEPEVKAEPKPEPKPEKKAKPRVAPVQGTLF from the coding sequence ATGACCTCCGACACCGACTCCCTGCCCCTGATCGCCCCGGAACCGCGCCCCGGCTCCAACCTGCCGGAATTCACCGTCGGCGACCTCGCACGCCGGCTGAAGCGCAGCATCGAGGAGGAATTCGGCTTCGTCCGCGTCCGCGGCGAGATCAGCCAGCCGAAGAAGCACAGCTCCGGCCACTGCTACCTGCGTCTCAAGGACGACACCGCGGTGATCGAGGCGGTGTGCTGGCGCGGCACCATGGCGAAGCTGGCGGTGCGGCCGGAGGAAGGGCTTGAGGTCATCGTCACCGGGCGGATGACGACCTATCCCGGCCGCTCGCAATATCAGCTGATCATCGAATCGATGGAGTTGGCCGGCGAAGGCGCGCTGCTGAAGATGCTGGAGGAGCGCAAGCGCCGGCTGGCGGCGGAGGGGCTGTTCGACCCCGCCCGCAAGACGCGCATCCCCTTCCTGCCCGACGTGATCGGCGTCGTCACCTCCCCCACCGGCGCGGTCATCCGCGACATCCTGCACCGGCTGAACGACCGTTTCCCCCGCCATGTGCTGCTGTGGCCGGTCGCCGTCCAGGGCGAGCGCGCGGCGGCCGAGGTGACGGCGGCGATCGAGGGCTTCAACCGCATCCAGCCCGGCGGTCCGGTGCCGCGACCCGACCTGATCATCGTGGCGCGCGGCGGCGGCTCGCTGGAAGACCTGATGGCCTTCAACGAGGAAAATGTCGTCCGCGCCGCGGCGGCCAGCACCATCCCGCTGATCTCCGCCGTCGGGCACGAGACCGACACCACCCTGATCGACTTCGCGTCCGACCTGCGCGCCCCCACCCCGACCGCCGCGGCGGAGATGGCGGTGCCGGTGCGCGGCGAGTTGCTGGCCCAGATCCTGGACGACGAGCGCCGGTTGCTGGCCTGCGCGTCACGCGCGGTGGAGGACCGCCGCAACCGGGTGGAGGGGCTGGCCCGCGGCCTGGGCGACCCCCGCGCCCTGCTGGAGGGTCATGCCCAGCGGCTGGACGACCGGGCCGAACGCCTGAACCTCGCCGCCGCCGCACTGCTGGAGCGCCGCGGCACCCGCGTCGGCGAACTGGCCGCCAAGCTGCGCCACCCGCGCGAGAAGCTGGCCCAGGCCGGGCAAAAGCTGGCGTCGGAAAGCCGCGCGCTCGATTCGGCGCTGCGCCATGCCGTGACCACCGCCGCCGGCCGCTTCGACCGGGTCGCCGGCCGGCTGTCGCTGACCCCGGCGCGGGTGAAGCAGGAAGAGGGCGCCCGCCGGCTCGCCGACCTGACGCCGCGTCTCGACCGCAGCTATGCCAAGGGGGTCGCCGACAAGGCGGCCAAACTGGCGTCGCTGGGGCAATTGCTGGAGAGCTACAGCTACAAGGGCGTGCTGGCCCGCGGCTTCGCCCTGGTCGAGGACCGCGACGGCCGCCCCGTCACCCGCGCCGATCAGGCGACGCCGGGTCTGCCGGTCAACATCGTCTTCGCCGATGATGCCAAAGTTGCAGCAACCATCGACCGCAGCGCGCCCAAGGCGGAGACGGAGCCGGAGGTCAAAGCTGAGCCCAAGCCCGAGCCGAAGCCGGAGAAGAAGGCCAAGCCGCGGGTGGCGCCGGTGCAGGGCACGCTGTTCTGA
- the tcuA gene encoding FAD-dependent tricarballylate dehydrogenase TcuA, with product MTSAPRDCDVLVVGGGNAGLCAAISARRSGAAVTLLESAPKALRGGNARHSRNFRVMHDRPTPWLQGRYPAQDYWADLEAVTDGAADERLARLLIAESAGILGWMGENGVRFQSGADDVLPYSRKTAFFLGGGKALVNALYATAEGLGIAIHYDSEACALHLTGGLPSATVRHPMAMRVMRAGAVVVASGGFQADRDWLRDQWGEAADRFVIRGTPHATGTMLRALLEEGAQPVGVAGHCHMVAVDSRSPGFDAGIVTRLDGIAHGIVVDRDGRRFADEGSHTGPTRFSVWGERLARCPGAVAFSIFDAAIETRFRPSIFPAIRADGIGELAAMLGIDPAALETTVAGFNAAIGGDGSALGGDGSAMGIQPPKTRLAAPILVPPFGAYPMRAGITSTCLGLRVDEQARVLREDGQAIDGVFAAGVIMAPNILGSGYLAGSAMSIGAVFGRIAGREAAAHALH from the coding sequence ATGACCTCTGCTCCGCGCGACTGCGACGTCCTGGTGGTCGGGGGCGGGAACGCAGGGCTCTGCGCCGCCATTTCCGCCCGCCGCTCCGGTGCCGCCGTCACTCTGCTGGAAAGCGCGCCCAAGGCGTTGCGCGGCGGCAACGCCCGCCATTCCCGCAATTTCCGCGTCATGCATGACCGGCCGACGCCCTGGCTGCAGGGCCGTTACCCCGCGCAGGACTACTGGGCCGACCTGGAAGCGGTGACGGACGGTGCGGCCGACGAGAGGCTGGCGCGCCTGCTGATCGCCGAGTCCGCCGGCATCCTCGGCTGGATGGGCGAAAACGGCGTGCGCTTCCAGAGCGGTGCCGACGACGTTCTGCCCTATTCCCGCAAGACCGCCTTCTTCCTCGGCGGCGGCAAGGCGCTGGTGAATGCGCTCTACGCCACCGCCGAAGGGTTGGGCATCGCCATCCACTATGACAGCGAGGCCTGTGCGCTTCATTTGACGGGCGGGCTGCCCTCCGCCACCGTGCGCCATCCCATGGCCATGCGGGTGATGCGGGCCGGCGCGGTCGTCGTCGCCTCCGGCGGATTCCAGGCCGACCGCGATTGGCTGCGCGACCAGTGGGGCGAGGCGGCCGACCGCTTCGTGATCCGCGGCACGCCCCATGCGACCGGCACCATGCTTCGGGCGCTGCTGGAGGAGGGGGCGCAGCCGGTGGGTGTCGCCGGCCATTGCCACATGGTCGCGGTGGACAGCCGCTCCCCCGGCTTCGATGCCGGCATCGTCACCCGGCTGGACGGGATCGCCCACGGCATCGTGGTGGACCGCGACGGCCGGCGCTTCGCCGACGAGGGGTCCCACACCGGGCCGACACGCTTCTCGGTGTGGGGGGAGCGCCTGGCGCGCTGTCCGGGCGCAGTCGCCTTCTCGATCTTCGACGCGGCCATCGAGACGCGCTTCCGCCCGTCCATCTTCCCGGCGATCCGCGCGGACGGCATCGGCGAATTGGCGGCGATGCTGGGCATCGATCCGGCGGCGCTGGAAACCACAGTGGCCGGCTTCAACGCCGCCATCGGCGGCGACGGCTCCGCCTTGGGCGGCGACGGCTCCGCCATGGGCATCCAGCCACCGAAGACGCGGCTGGCCGCGCCGATCCTGGTTCCGCCCTTCGGTGCCTATCCGATGCGGGCCGGCATCACCTCCACCTGCCTCGGCTTGCGGGTCGACGAACAGGCGCGGGTCCTGCGGGAGGACGGACAGGCCATCGACGGCGTCTTCGCGGCGGGGGTGATCATGGCGCCCAACATCCTCGGCTCCGGCTATCTGGCGGGGAGCGCCATGTCCATCGGGGCGGTGTTCGGGCGCATCGCCGGGCGGGAGGCCGCGGCCCATGCCCTGCACTGA
- the tcuB gene encoding tricarballylate utilization 4Fe-4S protein TcuB, which translates to MPCTDDSPDRIAAEARRALEICNACQYCNGYCAVFRALKPRRQVGTADLLFLANLCHNCRSCYHACQYAPPHAFAVNLPKSLSLVRQNSYRDHTWPPFLRGRLRYTGKPVILAALFAVVALALAAASTVPPEALLGRHSGPGAFYRVVPWEIMAGLAGGVLLWSLLAIGFSVADFWRSMGPAPSGVPLLPVLRETLRDVVTLRNLGGGGAGCFLRDGGRDGGLSQARRRCHHALFYGVALCFAATGVATLYDHLLGWQAPYPLVSLPVLLGSLGGAGMLAGTAGLALLKRRADPAPVAESVTGADYALLLLLFLTAVSGFALLALRGTAAMGPMLLIHLGIVLGLFATLPYGKFLHAPFRVAALLRAAMERQAEARNRPPA; encoded by the coding sequence ATGCCCTGCACTGACGACAGCCCGGACCGGATCGCGGCAGAGGCGCGGCGGGCGCTGGAGATCTGCAACGCCTGCCAATACTGCAACGGCTATTGCGCGGTGTTCCGGGCGCTGAAGCCGCGGCGGCAGGTGGGGACGGCCGACCTGCTTTTCCTGGCAAATCTCTGCCACAATTGCCGGTCCTGCTATCACGCCTGCCAATACGCCCCGCCGCACGCCTTCGCCGTCAACCTGCCGAAAAGCCTCAGTCTGGTCAGGCAGAACTCCTACCGCGACCATACCTGGCCGCCCTTCCTGCGGGGACGGCTGCGCTATACCGGCAAGCCGGTGATCCTTGCCGCCCTGTTCGCGGTGGTAGCCCTGGCGCTGGCCGCGGCCTCGACGGTTCCCCCGGAGGCTCTGCTCGGACGGCACTCCGGCCCCGGTGCCTTCTACCGGGTGGTACCGTGGGAGATCATGGCCGGGTTGGCGGGAGGCGTCCTGCTGTGGTCGCTGCTGGCCATCGGCTTCAGCGTCGCCGATTTCTGGCGCAGCATGGGTCCGGCCCCCTCGGGCGTGCCGCTGCTGCCGGTGTTGCGGGAGACGCTGCGCGACGTCGTCACCCTGCGCAATCTGGGCGGCGGCGGGGCCGGCTGCTTCTTGCGGGATGGCGGCAGGGACGGCGGTCTGTCCCAGGCGCGGCGGCGCTGCCACCATGCGCTGTTCTACGGCGTGGCGCTCTGCTTCGCCGCCACCGGCGTCGCCACGCTGTACGATCATCTGCTGGGCTGGCAGGCGCCCTATCCGCTCGTCAGCCTGCCGGTCCTGCTGGGCAGCCTGGGCGGCGCCGGAATGCTGGCCGGCACGGCCGGGCTCGCCCTGCTGAAGCGCCGCGCCGATCCCGCACCGGTGGCCGAGAGCGTGACCGGCGCAGATTACGCGCTGTTGCTGCTGCTGTTCCTGACGGCGGTCAGCGGCTTCGCCCTGCTGGCCTTACGCGGGACGGCGGCGATGGGGCCGATGCTGCTGATCCATCTCGGCATCGTGCTCGGCCTGTTCGCGACGCTGCCCTATGGCAAGTTCCTGCATGCGCCGTTCCGCGTCGCCGCCCTGCTGCGGGCGGCGATGGAGCGGCAGGCAGAGGCCCGCAACCGGCCACCGGCCTGA
- the pyrC gene encoding dihydroorotase: MPYDRIVIRRPDDWHVHLRDGAMLKAVLPFTARQFGRAIVMPNLKPPVATSADAVAYRERILAALPDGVAFTPLMVAYLTDGTDAADLAQGFEDGVFAAAKLYPANATTNSAHGVTDIARIAPVLERMAEIGMPLLIHGEVTDQSVDIFDREAVFIDTILAPLLERHPTLRVVLEHVTTSDAVQFVRAHAASGRIGATITAHHLLINRSHIFQGGIRPHLYCLPIAKRETHRLALVEAATSGEGPFFLGTDTAPHTVTAKESACGCAGCFTAANALELYAEAFEEAGALDKLEAFASLNGPRFYGMPVSEEQVALERRPTVAPDLILVSEGDAVLPFRSGETLRWRFAGPV; the protein is encoded by the coding sequence ATGCCGTACGACCGAATTGTCATCCGCCGTCCCGACGACTGGCATGTCCATCTGCGCGACGGCGCCATGCTGAAGGCGGTCCTGCCCTTCACCGCCCGTCAGTTCGGCCGCGCCATCGTGATGCCGAACCTGAAGCCGCCGGTTGCGACCTCCGCCGATGCGGTGGCCTATCGCGAGCGCATCCTGGCGGCCTTGCCGGACGGCGTCGCCTTCACCCCCCTCATGGTGGCCTATCTGACCGACGGCACCGACGCCGCCGATCTGGCGCAGGGCTTCGAGGACGGGGTGTTCGCCGCCGCCAAGCTCTATCCGGCCAACGCCACCACCAACAGCGCCCATGGCGTCACCGACATCGCCCGCATCGCCCCGGTGCTGGAGCGCATGGCGGAGATCGGCATGCCGCTGCTGATCCATGGCGAGGTGACCGACCAGTCGGTCGACATCTTCGACCGCGAGGCGGTGTTCATCGACACCATCCTGGCCCCGCTGCTGGAACGCCACCCGACCCTGCGCGTCGTGCTGGAGCATGTGACGACCTCCGACGCCGTGCAGTTCGTGCGCGCCCACGCCGCCAGCGGTCGCATCGGCGCCACCATCACCGCGCATCATCTGCTGATCAACCGCAGCCACATCTTCCAGGGCGGCATCCGTCCGCACCTCTACTGCCTGCCGATCGCCAAGCGCGAGACGCACCGGCTGGCTCTGGTCGAGGCGGCGACCAGCGGGGAAGGGCCGTTCTTCCTCGGCACCGACACCGCGCCGCACACCGTCACCGCCAAGGAATCGGCCTGCGGCTGCGCCGGCTGCTTCACCGCCGCCAATGCGCTGGAACTCTATGCCGAGGCCTTCGAGGAGGCCGGGGCGCTCGACAAGCTGGAGGCCTTCGCCAGCCTCAACGGCCCGCGCTTCTATGGCATGCCGGTCAGCGAGGAGCAGGTGGCGTTGGAGCGCCGCCCGACGGTGGCTCCCGACCTGATCCTGGTCAGCGAAGGCGACGCCGTGCTGCCCTTCCGCAGCGGCGAGACCCTGCGCTGGCGCTTTGCCGGTCCGGTCTGA
- the hisS gene encoding histidine--tRNA ligase has product MSLITPRTPPGTMELLPRQQVAFQRMLDTIRRGYERFGFVPVETPVFETVDTLLTKSGGETEKQVYFVQSTGAIQQGNKPELALRFDLTVPLARYVAEHERDLAFPFRRYQIQRVYRGERAQRGRFREFYQCDIDVIGKDSLSAHYDAEIPAVIHHVFTELNFGGFTINVNNRKILLGLLDGLGVADADTRVLVLREIDKLDKIGQDKVRASLLGLGVTEHAADTILSLIAMKGTNAETLAALGALDIENAIFREGVGELTTVIEGLNAFQVPEGTVRINLAIARGLDYYTGTVYETFLNDHPGIGSVCSGGRYENLASHYTKSKLPGVGISIGATRLFYQLMEAGLIKDAAPTAQLLVTQMDPALSADYFRMASELRAAGINTEIQLDGGKIAKQMKYADRAGIPVVLLMGSDEKARGTATLKHLVKGEQVEVPLAELAARAKALLEG; this is encoded by the coding sequence ATGAGCCTGATCACGCCCCGCACCCCGCCCGGAACGATGGAGCTGCTGCCGCGCCAGCAGGTGGCCTTCCAGCGCATGCTGGACACCATCCGCCGCGGTTACGAGCGGTTCGGCTTCGTCCCCGTCGAAACCCCGGTGTTCGAGACGGTCGACACGCTGCTGACCAAGTCGGGCGGCGAGACGGAGAAGCAGGTCTATTTCGTCCAGTCCACCGGCGCCATCCAGCAGGGCAACAAGCCGGAGCTGGCGCTGCGCTTCGACCTGACGGTGCCGCTCGCCCGCTATGTGGCGGAGCATGAGCGCGACCTCGCCTTCCCCTTCCGCCGCTACCAGATCCAGCGGGTCTATCGCGGCGAGCGGGCGCAGCGCGGGCGCTTCCGCGAATTCTACCAGTGCGACATCGACGTGATCGGCAAGGACAGCCTGTCCGCCCATTACGACGCCGAGATCCCGGCGGTCATCCACCATGTCTTCACCGAGCTGAATTTCGGCGGCTTCACCATCAATGTGAACAACCGCAAGATCCTGCTGGGCCTGCTCGACGGGCTGGGCGTCGCCGACGCCGACACCCGCGTGCTGGTGCTGCGCGAGATCGACAAGCTGGACAAGATCGGCCAGGACAAGGTGCGCGCCAGCCTGCTCGGCCTCGGCGTGACCGAGCATGCCGCCGACACCATCCTGTCGCTGATCGCCATGAAGGGCACCAATGCCGAAACGCTGGCGGCGCTCGGCGCGCTCGACATCGAGAATGCCATCTTCCGCGAGGGCGTCGGCGAACTGACCACCGTCATCGAGGGGCTGAACGCCTTCCAGGTGCCGGAGGGGACGGTGCGCATCAACCTCGCCATCGCGCGGGGCCTCGATTACTACACCGGCACCGTCTACGAGACCTTCCTGAACGACCATCCCGGCATCGGCTCGGTCTGCTCGGGCGGGCGCTACGAGAATCTCGCCAGCCACTACACCAAGTCGAAGCTGCCGGGCGTCGGCATCTCCATCGGCGCCACCCGCCTGTTCTACCAGCTGATGGAAGCCGGCCTGATCAAGGACGCCGCCCCCACCGCCCAGCTGCTGGTGACGCAGATGGACCCGGCCCTGTCCGCCGATTACTTCCGCATGGCGAGCGAGCTGCGCGCCGCCGGCATCAACACGGAAATCCAGCTGGACGGCGGCAAGATCGCCAAGCAGATGAAATACGCCGACCGCGCCGGCATCCCCGTCGTCCTGCTGATGGGCTCCGACGAGAAGGCCCGCGGCACCGCGACCCTGAAGCATCTGGTCAAGGGCGAGCAGGTCGAGGTCCCGCTGGCGGAACTGGCCGCGCGCGCGAAGGCACTGCTGGAGGGGTGA